The DNA sequence AGTAACTAGCTAATGACCGTATGCTGGTCTAAAAGGCATGCAGAGTATTCTTAGGTGAATTCTTTGTGAACCCCCCTGTGGATTTTAgactttaactctctctctcacacagtgaaTTGAATGGGGGGCCAATGATGGATCAACCCTGATTTGATTTAGGCATCCAGTATTGATTATCCTCAATCAGACGTTCACACCTCTGTGTTGTATTCTGCTGTTAATGTCATTTAATCTCTCCGGACTCTGGTCTTCCACACTCCCTGCTGCTAACCAGAACAAACAACTGCAGAAAACATGGGATAAGTAGAAGAGGCACAACAACATGCCATCTAGTGGATGAAGTTGCTTttttatatgtaatatatatatatgtatatgtatatatgattTTTAATAAGTTTTATATGTACTATAAGCCTAGTGAATTCATGTAACTCAAAGTGCTCTATGAAAATCAGAATGGTTTTTATATGTAGTTGAATTTCTCTTTGGGGTTTTTGTGTTcttataaacatgttttttttctctgttcAAGTGTGTTATAGTATAGTAGGCCACTCTTGAGGCACATACTTGCATAAaacggatttaaaaaaaaatgttttgaatgtGAATCCAATGAAATATGTTAGTAGTTTAGTGTAAACTCATGCCTCATGACATCGTACAAGGTCCCTGCTGACTGGCTCCAGCATCTTAATGCCTGAATCCTATTACAACCTGTAAAGCCACAGGCATGAACTCACTCCGCTTAGAGAGAGGGCAAAGTAGTAAACactgttaaaaaaatgtttttgaaaagGTGGGAATTGACTGATTGTACCAGGTAAAATCTTATGCAAATCCTCTATGAACCAGTGTAAAATAATATGCTTTATTTCTGGTGTAGACTCCATAGTTTGTGGAGTATCTGGATAGATGGTCTTTTACTGTATTAACTcttttaatgtgttgtagattTAGCCTCCCCCCGCTTGGTGTGGAAAGTGGAACGTTCCATGTTGCCTAGGTGAGTTTACATTGCTAGTTGGGATAGGTTGTCTCACTAGAGCTCATTGTTTTCATCATCTCTGCTTTGGGAAGGCAGTGTAGTCAAATGAGGACAGCCAGGCTCTGGGGGTGGTTGCAGTTTTCTCTTCCTTGATATGCCTGGATTGAGAGGGTAGGAATAGGACGTCACTGAAGACATCATTTCAGGTATGTTATTCACTTTAATGGTAAGAGTTATCTAGAAGTAAGACTCACAGGACAAGGAGGACACTGAAACTATCTGCTGTAAAGCTCATCTTTTAGGAGTCTTAGTGTTTCAAAAATCGTCATTTTTGCACAATGACAATTGTCTATTGCTTTATTATAGCTATGTCACACACTAGCTTTGTCCTCCATCCATGATCAGATTTGAAAACTGGGTTGCTGACAGCCAAAATAAAACAAGCACATCTTTCCAACTTTTCCTCCAACTTTTAATTAAATTGGGCTATGTGGTTAAATGGTCCTTTAGGAGGTATTGTATAGTCAACTTAAACATgtgaggagggagaagaagatcCTATAGTGTTTACTCTGTCAGGCAGGGAGTCGCCCATCCTCAGGcaaagccctggattaacactgAACCATTAACATGACAGTGAGGGCCTCCCtactctcccctctacctccactcCCACACAAAGACAAACTGTTCTACTCTAGAGTAAGCATTTGCTCTGAGACAGACGCTTTACATTTTTGGGGTGACTTTATCAGATCTGTGTTAGGACTTATTAGGCCATCAGTTTATTGTTCCAGATGTCTTTGTAGAATGAGGGTAAAGAGGACTGACCGTCGTTCCTCTGCCACATACTATACCCACTTATTTTACAGACTGGTATCTGAACCCTGTAGGAACAGAACGGCATGTAACGTGGGTGTGGAGCCTGATGCTGAGGTCTCCTCTCTGTAACCAGATGATAAGCCCAGCTGTGATTACGCTTGCACTTTCTATTGTGTTGCTTGTTTCATTCAGCCCCCATTTTAAAAACCAGGCAGCGGGGCTCAGCGGGCCGAGCCATAGCAGGGCACACTGCCTGATTCTGTTTGGGTTGGTTCTTCTGTCCAGCGAGGTGGTGATTCAACAGTTCTACGTCCTTATTAGAGTCACTGGTTTTTCGCTGGTTATCTGAGCCAGTCGAAAAATAGCTCTTTCTCTTAGaaatgtttactgttattttaAACTGGGATTGATTGTGTCTAGGGACTTGCAGTGTTTGGTTTACATACATCAACCGCCAACCCCCTCGCCATTCTGGAATGTAATGGTGGAATATCTGTCAATGACGCTTGTTCTTCGACTGCAGGACTAAATAATCTCTACGGGTGCCTTTTTCTTTTCCCTCTGTATCGAGTTGCTGTGTTTTCCACCATGACTGATATCATTCAGATAGTGAAGTCAAGTAGTTAGTTATCTTGGCCTTGTCTTTCTGCCGTCAAGGTCATTACGGTGTTCACTAACGAGAGAGCGTACTAttagttgtttttctgtgttcttCTCTCCATTGTCAGCTGACCTATGACTCCGTTAATTAAGTGGAGATCTCGGTCTCGTTGCTACGATACAGCATACTTCCCAACTCCAACTGTGTGGTGTGCATTGGTTGGTTGCCAATTGCCTGTTTTGTAATGCTGTCATCAAATCAGCTTGACAGATTCCTCTGGAATGGGAGCTGTTTAAAACAAATCTTTATGTCCAAGCTACCTGCAATTCATGTCCAAGCTAACTGCCACGTGCCAGGATTTACTGTGTGACtatcgagtgtgtgtgtgtgtgtgtgtgtgtgtgtgtgtgtgtgtgtgtgtgtgtgtgtgtgctgactgaCGATGCAAGCAATCTTACTTTTTAAACTCCATGCGAGTTGTTAATGGGCTGTGAGCCAATGAGAGAGCCCCATAGACTGATCTAAAGCAAGGACCCTGGGCATGACAATAACCCTGACCCCTCCCCTCCCGAGGTAAATCCCCACAATCCCCTAGGAAATCTCCTATTATATACAACACTGGGAGCAAACACACTTGTTGGAGCCACACCAAGATGGAGTGTCAgtcagtttgtgtgtgtaaaGAGTATGGCAGaagagctctctgtctctgtgtttgagaTCTCTGTGATTGGACTGATGCAGCAGAAGTTATGGATGTGGAGGATTCCTTTGCACAGATAGCTCCTTTGCCAAAGAAGCTGTAAAATCTGACCAGGGTCTGTAGAAGTGCCTTGTCAATCATTGAAGTGTCTCGAAGGAATGCACTGCGTAGAAAGGCTCTGAGGAGAGGAGCAGTCATTTTCAGCCTGCTTTATCAGTGCTCTCTGAGGCACTGTTATTTGCTGAAAGAGAACTTGACAACAAAAGAGTGCATCTGAAATGCCACAGCATGATTGATAATTCTTTGGTAAGTTTTCTTTGATTTCTTAAGCTCATTGGACTTCCCTCTCTTTCATCCGTCTCACTACCTAATGCTCTGTCAACTCCACGCAGAGCGACGTAAAATTTAGTTTCAATAAATCTCTTCTTTCAGTTTGAAATGCTAATTCCCTCCATGTGTATTTACAAAGCTTTCCTCTAGATTTATTCTGTTTTTATCTAAGCCTACAGTCTAGGCTACGCGTTTCACACTTGCTGCCCGCATAGCCTAGATATTCACACCCAATTGGGTCAGTTTCGCTACTGTTGGTTTTTGAATGTCATTTTCACTGAAACCGGAGGAGGATTTTCAAAAACTAGCCccaacgtctcctcctcctcccctctgagTAGCTGTGGCAGTTCAGCTGTAACCCTGACAATAAGGACTCCTGACTAGAATACTATTTGCATTTCTATTGTGAGCTCTGTTAGGGTTCTGTTAGGGCAGCGTACCACTCTCAggaccactgactgactggagggaaggaggtagtGAGTGCGTGTCGGTGTGCGTGCATGCCTACGTGGTCTGTCTTTGACGCTCTCTTTCTTTATGCTTCTTATTGAGGAGAGCTTCTCAGGTtgccctctgcctccctcccataAATTAGCTTGACTCCATGAACCAAGTGCGTGAGCTTTTGGAAGATTGCCAACGTTGATGTCCCACTTTAGACTGCGCTCCTTTGGGGCTGACTGCAAAGCAAAATACATCTTCACATTCCTTTGGCCCCCATGATGGAATGTAGGAGTCTTGTATCGTAGATCAGAGAGGTTAAGGATTTGAGTGGGTGGGTCTTAGCCTTACGCTTATACAGTATCTGTAGTCCACAATATGTTGCTCTTGTCTAGTCCATTCTGGTCGTTCCAACTGGGTGTGGGTCACAGGGTGAATTAAAACTGAAAATGCCCTGTTGGACCATACATGGGTTGAAATACTATTTGATATAATTTCACATTCTTTATCTGTGCTTGACTGAACTTTCCTGAtgcaatggaaccaatataaTAGTTGTAAATGTGCAAATgccacccatctggcactccaggcaggctaaagcaaaaactaaatgtatttgaaatatttcaagtagtatttgaacccaggtttgtgTTGAACAGACGCCAGCTTGCACATAGTGTGAAACCATTGATCTCATCTTTCTAATTGATTCAAAGGCTAAGCCCCCGCCTACACCATGCTGTTTACACTCAAgggatctctctctgtctgtcgccgTACAGCCATATGGCAGTGGGTTGACCACCAGACAGACTATGTTAAAGGTCATTTCTATTCTGTCTCAGTGTTGTTCTTCTAAATAACAGATATTTCTCACAGATTTCTACTGCAATGGTGGTTTCTTCTTGCGTTTTGAGGACTGATTCATCAAACGTCTTAAGAGTTGACCAAATGAACTACTAATTATTAAGGTCTGTCACCCATGTTACATACCATTCAATGTACAATGAATATCAAGCATAAATCTCTTATTGGCCAGAAGGGGGTGCACAGTTCTCATTGGTCAGTCACTGACATTATACTGAGGATCTTCAGtactttgtagctcagttggaaAACCAGTATGGAAGAAAAAAAGTGTGCTCACTATTGtaagtcgctctagataagagcctctgctaaatgactaaaatgttaaatgATATTGACTAGGGATTTGTTTTAGGATTTTGACAATATTGTATGTTGTTGTTCCTCTGCTGCATGCCCAGGAAAATGAAAATGGTGGATATTGCCTCACAGACCACCATGCCATCAGAATCAGAAACTGACAAACATGTGGCCAGGAACTTTCTCACCAAGATATTACGAAGTTCTATGAGGTATTGTGGAATAGCAACCTCCTCCAGTACACTGGCAAACCCAAACCGATCCTTCAGTGGTCCCTTGTGACCTTCAATGTTTGAACCCAATcccattctgttgttgatgtcACCCATTGCATCCCAGCTTCCAACATGGCGTAGAGTACTGTAGTTGTCTGTGGTGCTTGTCTATGTGTCAGGTTTGTTCGGTGAAAGCTTCATATTGTATCTCATCTGTCCAGGTCTATATTTCATTGTTTTGGTTCATATCTTCTACACAATGAATGTAAAACAGCAACTTTTCCACAtcagattgtttttttttttgtagtagGAGTTTCTTCATTTTTTTCTACTGAATTACATATTTTTGTTACCTCTCTCCGACATGCATTTCAGGAAGAACCGCTTCAAGGGGTGAGACTGAAATGAGAAAGAATTGTTTGTCTGTTCTGTTTTTAATTGCATTTCAATAACATGCTTTCCTTAACCTTCTCTCTGTAGGAGGAATGAACCAGTCTCCCGGCCCCATTCATGGCACTCCTCCAAGTTTACAGAAGACCACCCCGAACCCACAGAGAGTCACAAGGAGCCTCCACCTGCACCCCCACCTGTGTGGCAGGTCAAACATGAAGTCAGGTGAGCTGCTGGAAGAATCTATGACCTCCTTCTAGTGTCATTGTTACTCAGACACTGCCCGTTAGGGTCATCACAGTTCATAGAGAATTTGTCTGAGTTACATTCAGAGAGTTTATGGTTACTCCATCTCGTCAGAGGTAGGGGCAGCCATTATTCTCATGGGATTCTCATCTCCGGTCATTATATACAAAAATGTAAAAGTAGGTCAGTTATCAAAGAACAAGAAAACACAGGCTAATAATACCTAATAGAAATCTAATTTAGCTACTGCTAACCAGATTATTAACACAATGTCTTGTTTTATTTCTAGTGCATCCACAAAAGACCTTTCCAGCTGCGGGGACCACGACTCGAATCTACGCCAGTTATCCAGCCAGTTCAGCTCCGTGGGGAATATGGAGAGAGTAGAGCGCCCCTCACACCCCTTCCAACCAGGATGCCTCTCCCCCAGCAGGTACCACCGCAGCGCTGAGCCTCTCTCTGGGGGTGGAGGATCTGGTGGGAAGAGAGAATCGGCCTTCAGTTGCCTCTCCTCCACCAGCCCTCCCCCGGAGCCTGCTCTGGCCCTCGCCAACACTGACACTGCTGCAACTGAGAGCAGCATGTTCCATAAGGGTGTCCAGACTCAGACCAGTGAGGATGGAAGGCCGGGTGAGCAGCGCCACAGCCGGTACCTCCAGCGGCCCCAGGGGGACGGAGGCTCGGAGAGCCCCAGGACAGTCCCAGAGGAGCAGCCTGGCTCCCGCTACTCCAGTTCAGGCTCTGGCAGATCGCACATAGGCCCTGTGTGGAATGtcccagagaggaggagggtagcagcgcccccctctcctcctcctcctcccctgcgcAGTGACAGCTTTGCTGTCACCAAGGTGTACCCTGCCTACACAGAGGGGCCTGGAGCTCCACCACACGGGCAGATGAAGGCCCAGGAACGAGGGGTGGACAGGCTGGCTGATGCCCCAGAGAACAGCAGCTACAGAGGCCGGGGCAACCATATCCCTCACGATGAGAACGGTGTAGACCCTAGGTGCAGTTACAACCCTCCACCTTGCAAGAAAGACTTCCTCCACCCAAACATAGCAGCAGGAGCACCTGACTACAACCACAACCAGCTCAGCAACCCAAACAAACTGTCCTCTGTGTGTAACCAGGATGTGAGACAGAGTCAGTCTCCCTTCACTTCCCTGCCCAACCACCAGCGGCAGTACAGCGACGAAAGCACTTTCTACCTGCAGACCAGATCCGCCCCACATCCACCGAAGCCGCAGAGCGTCGGTAGCTACTACCACAGCCTCCAGGAGCTCCCTACCAACTGCAGTAACAGCAGGAACCACGTGAGGTCCTCCACCACGTCCCTGTCCACCTCGACCATCGACCAGAACCTTGACTGCGGAGGACACATCCGGTACTACTGCATCACAACCAAGCAGCCAACCCAGCCAGAGACTCGTGTTAGACAGAGCAAATCAGAGGTCTGGAGATCTGACATGGAGCTAGCTACGGGCTCCAACGACAGGGGCTCCACAAGTTCCTCCCACAAGACCAACAAGGTCAAGTATCCTCCTAATCCTCAGCCTGCTTACACCAACAGCAAAGAGCGGAACGGAAATTTCCAACCGGCCAATGTTCTGCTTTACGGCCACACAGCCTCTAATTCCTTATCCTCATCTGGTAAACCTACCactgaggagaatgagaggaggagtgagggccAGAGACCTACAGAGGCCCAGCTTAGAAGTTCTTACTCTCCCAGTCCGCCCAAGGACCACAAGGCGGCACCACTGAGAGAAGACCCTTGGGTCTCTCAGGAGAACCATAAGATCTCTTCTCAAAAGTCACCCATGCTCCACAGTCTGGCTCAGGAGAGTAGAAGCCCCATGCTTCATTCTCTAGCCCAGGAGAGTGTTCTCCACCAGGCTCTTAATCACCCTGCTACGGCACCACCATCCAACGGCGGGGGAGAAGCCAACCACGCCCTACAGGAGGCTTTAACGGACAACACGGCAACGAGCAAACTGGCGAGACGCAGCGACCGATACGCCACCACCCTCCGCAACGAGATCCAGCTAAAGAGGGCCCAGCTGCAGAAAAGCAGGAGTGCTGCCACCCTGACCTGCCCCAGCGAGACGGAGGagccagaggaagaggagacagacccGGGGGGGTGGAagtccacctcctccacctcctctgatGGCTCCTTTTCCACGTCCTACAAGGACCACCTCAAAGAGGCACAGGCGAGGGTCCTCCAGGCCACGTCCTTTAGGAGGAGAGACCTAGAACCTCCCGGGTCAGGGTCGGAGGCTCCGTTAACTAAACCCAACTCACACATAGTCTCCCGCATTGGCGGCCGCAAGCGTTTCCCTCTGAACAAGAGGGTCCACTCGTTCTCCGAGCCAGACAAGATCAACAAGCTCggagtggagggtgagggagagcatcctgttggaacAGCACGGTCATTTATAGACCGACGAAAGTTCTTTGAAATGGCTGCTAAACCTTCCTTCTGCAGACCCATCTCAACCATCCACAAGTCAGGCCAGCAGAGCTCCAGCACCACCTCCGGCACTTTGGAGCGCGGAGAGGGCAAGGCCAGAGGGAGAGCCCACTCAGGCGAAACTGAGGAGGGCTGGAGGCCAGGCCTTGCCAATGAGACTTCCAGTGACCACCACCCAGACCCCCTCAGCCCCGCAGGCAGACAGGCCCTACTGGAGCAGCAGAGGCTGGGGACCTTCGCTGAGTACCAGGTCACCTGGAACATGCAGAGGAAGGCTTCAGACACAAAGCCCCAGGGGAGGTACCACTCTGTTGACAACATCCTGGACCAGGGTACAGAGGAGACGCCTGTCTGTGTCCACGAGAGGTCCAGATCGTCTCCCTCACAAGACTTCCACACACAGGTGAGCGTTTCCATCAAATGGTTCTTAGTGTAGCGGTAGTGAAGTGCAGACATGCATGAGTTTGTTTTGTAGATATCAAAGTCCATGTTGTCTAAACATTAAACCAGCTGGCCGGAGTGCTGTTTTAAAAGAAGGTTATATTGGGCCAGCTATATTAAGGCAATTCAGTGTGTTCTTCATTTTCTTTCAGAAGATCCCTATGCCATGGAGAGAGACTGTTGAAAACCCGTATCTGGATCACAGACGAGGCAGTTACACCACCAGGTGAGCATTCCACATTATTCTCTTCTCGACTAAGGTTTCTGTGCTCAGATCGGTTATAACCTATCCACCTGTTGTTGGAACACATTTCAAGGTGATAGTTACCTGTTGGCGGTGCAGTAACGCACATCCGCATGTACATGAGTGTGTACTACAGTTTAATAACAATAGCAGCTTGAGTTAGGGCAGGTGGGGAGCATGCCAGTTCAGCCCAGGTGTAGTTATTAGGGTTTGGGAGGTCAAGCTACAGCTAAAAGTGTTAGCCTGAAACAGGATTGGTTATCACAGTCAACTCAGGTCTCCGGTTATAAACACACTCACTGCATCCTGGGTGTTATTACAGAGATGAGTTTTTAATTTGAAAAAAATGTCAATATTTTTTTCCACAGTATATGCTGAATTTgtgaaaataaaaatgaataaatcAATTCAGAAAGAACTCTGCTCCTCATTTCAGTTGAATATGTACTTTGTGTGAGTATGTTGATATCTTATAGTTTCCTCTTCTGTTTGGCAGAGGGCAGAACGAGAGCAGAGAGCAGGCAGCCCAGCTCCACCACTTCCCACAGCCTCCACAACCGTCTATTCCAAGACTGACCGACACAGAGCCACACAGCAGCAGAGACGTggccacccccacccctctccctctcccctccgaACACAGATACAAACGTGACTCTGCGAACCCCGCCCACAACCTCCCCGCTCTCCCCCCGTACCCCTCCAATCACACCCACAGCTCTGTGTCTGAGCAACCACTACCACCTCCAACGCCCGCTCCCAAGCCCCAGAATACAGGCCTCATCATCATGCCACATTGGCCTCTCCTAGGCCTGGAAACTTCCTCAACCACATCCTCCTCCTACGGACTGTCTTCCCAGGAATTCCTGCCTGGCCCTTACACCCATCAGGCTGAACCATCATCCAGCAGCAGCTGCTCCTCCCATGGCCCAGAGCTGGATCCTGCCCCAAACCAAGCCTGCTCCTTGGGCTCCACccagctcccctctccctcccctgggaCAACCGCTGGACTGGGCACAGAGGAGGGAGCAGCTGATTCAACACTAGAGCCgccaccctccccctcttcccactCTCCTTTTTTCTCCTACCAGCCTGCCAGTCTGACGGTTCCCTCCTCAGGTGGGACTAGTTCTCCCTCTCCTCAGTTTGCTCCACAGAGGCTGACGGACCAgccccctgtctctgtgtctatgcaGGATGAAGCCCAGAGCAGGTAAGCGCTAAGCAGCTTAACTGGCGTTCTTATGCCCGTCTCCTCAGCTCCCCCTCAAACTACTGTACAGCCTTACGTAACTAACTGGggattgttgtgttgtgttgctttaCTTACAGTAAGCCTTGTCCGAGCCAGCACGGCCCCTAGATGCAGGAGCCTATTTCCTgattctgtagcgtgaggcagctccATTTGAAGTCTCGTTTCGTTATCGTAGTAGCAGCACATTGATAGAGGAGGCCATGGAAGATTGTTTGGAATTACATGGTGTGATGTGCCACAGACCAGAATGCAATGGTTTAGTTTTCCTATGATCCATTTCCCAATGATTTGGTTTCAGCTGCTCAGCATTGGGGCTCATGCAGTATTTTTGCCACAGTAGCCAGGGCATTAACATTAAGCCTGGAGACAGAAGGCTGTAATTTTATTTGGTCATATGATTGACTGACTGCATGACCTTTCAGTCGACGGCGCCGTTCCATCCCTCTAATTATCATTGACTCAACCTGTCCACTGTCAGACCGTAACATGGACTGTAAGCTTGTATATGGTAGATGTGGTTAATGTGACTCACTCCTGACATAAAATCCTATTTCAGTTTCAGTAAACTGAGCTGTAAAGTAGGCTAAAGGTTAAAGAATGTGTTCATAACATTATTTGTGTAATTTTTAAGTGACAACATTCCACACATTTTTCTCACAACACATTGGTTAACTGTAAGTTATGACTAGCTACTGTTTTCTCTATACAGGCCAGAGAACAGGACCAACTCTGTGATGGAGATGAGCAGTGTAGGGAAGAAGGTCCCTGTTAAGATCGTCCATGCTGAGAGCACCACCGAGAGGGAGAGCCACCAGTACCTGCAGCACAGCGAGAAAAATAGGGCCCCTGGAGTTTCAGAGGGGCCCGACTTTCCCCCGCCCCTACCGACCTGCCTGCCCTCCCCTGAGCCGCAGCCCTACTCCCTGTTCCGTGCCTACACCCCCTACACACGCCATGGGCCCCAGAGTCCCCCCAGGGACCCAACCCTCACTGCAGCCCCAGAAGAGGCCCTGTCCCTTGGGCAGTCTCAGACCAACGGCCCCTCCGGTACCTCCACCATGGGTCCCCAGCAGCCTCAGAAGAGTAACTCGGAGGAggatgtgaagagagaggagctggCCAGAGACATCATGGACAAGGATAAGTCCCTGGTGGACATCTTGGACCAGAGTAAGATGAAGACCACCATGGATCTGATGGAGGGGATCTTCCCCCAGGGGGAGCAGATCTTGGATGGGGGGCACCAGAGGAGGAAAGTCTCCCCCAAACAGGGATTGCCGCCCAGGGGAATGGATGACCGGTGAGCTGACTGGGAATGGGATCTGCCAGTCCAGAATTATAACATTTCTGAACAAATGAACTGGGCATTTACTGGTAGTCATAACATAAtcgagataataataataatttttacgTTTTTATCAGACTGACTTCCTCTCCCACTTCAGAGGTATTTGTTCAGATGAGTTAAAAAACACATTATGGGGTGTTAATGTTTCTTCCCATTGAGAGGATGAGTAGAGGGAAATGTATTCATGACAAAAACACATTAGTCCAATTATAAACACTGATCAACCCATAGACTGTGGCTGTCTTAACACGGATGCCCCCTGTTGGCAATATATTGAATCACAGACTACAACTGAATACAATGGAGGGGCATAAACCTTCCATTTTACCTGCAATTTGAACTGACCTCTCTGAGATCTTTGAAGTGTAGGAGTTGCTCTGGCCCATCAATACTGAGCGATCACCTCCTGCATTTCACGTGACATCCTATTGCCTGCTTTCTTCTCAATAgtattgcactacatagggaatatacagtactaatAACCAGAATTAAAAACCAGGTAGTTTGGGTCCTGGATGCTGACGGGCTAAAACAGCATTCCAGACGTGTGTGTATATCAGATAATAATGACGCAAAACGACTTATATTTATGTTGGTAACCGgttcataatagcaataaggcatctctggagtatttggccaatataccacggctaagggctgtatccaggcactccgcttcgtgctgtgcttaagaacagcccttggtatattggccatatacacacATCCTTGGGCCTTATTGGTTAAAGAACCCTCTactttctgtctctatcccttccaggagagaggaggagggcatGTCTGCTGCCACAGGGTCCCTGGTGACCAGCTCCTCTTACTACAGCACATCTGCCCCCAAGGCTGAGCTGCTCAACAAGATGAAGGACATGCAGGAGGACGAGCTGGAGGAGCTGGAGCAAGACTCGGAGGACGAACTGGACATCAACCTGGCCAGCAAGAAGGTACAGAGACACAGCGTAGTATACTTGACCCTTTAAAATCActttctccaaccctgttcctggagaactagcCTCCTGTAGGCTtttgctccaaccctgttcctggagagctaccctcctgtaggcttttgctccaaccctgttcctggagagctaccctcctgtaggcttttgctccaaccctgttcctggagagctaccctcctgtaggcttttgctccaaccctgttcctggagagctaccctcctgtaggtttttgctccaaccctgttcctggagagctaccctcctgtaggcttttgctccaaccctgttcctggagagctaccctcctgtaggcttttgctctaaccctgttcctggagagctaccctcctgtaggtttttgctctaaccctgttcctggagagcta is a window from the Oncorhynchus tshawytscha isolate Ot180627B linkage group LG14, Otsh_v2.0, whole genome shotgun sequence genome containing:
- the LOC112266521 gene encoding protein Shroom2 isoform X5, whose translation is MRSSTSTQFPSVDPGRRPSVWSRAPTRPSPWLSEDLASPRLVWKVERSMLPRRNEPVSRPHSWHSSKFTEDHPEPTESHKEPPPAPPPVWQVKHEVSASTKDLSSCGDHDSNLRQLSSQFSSVGNMERVERPSHPFQPGCLSPSRYHRSAEPLSGGGGSGGKRESAFSCLSSTSPPPEPALALANTDTAATESSMFHKGVQTQTSEDGRPGEQRHSRYLQRPQGDGGSESPRTVPEEQPGSRYSSSGSGRSHIGPVWNVPERRRVAAPPSPPPPPLRSDSFAVTKVYPAYTEGPGAPPHGQMKAQERGVDRLADAPENSSYRGRGNHIPHDENGVDPRCSYNPPPCKKDFLHPNIAAGAPDYNHNQLSNPNKLSSVCNQDVRQSQSPFTSLPNHQRQYSDESTFYLQTRSAPHPPKPQSVGSYYHSLQELPTNCSNSRNHVRSSTTSLSTSTIDQNLDCGGHIRYYCITTKQPTQPETRVRQSKSEVWRSDMELATGSNDRGSTSSSHKTNKVKYPPNPQPAYTNSKERNGNFQPANVLLYGHTASNSLSSSGKPTTEENERRSEGQRPTEAQLRSSYSPSPPKDHKAAPLREDPWVSQENHKISSQKSPMLHSLAQESRSPMLHSLAQESVLHQALNHPATAPPSNGGGEANHALQEALTDNTATSKLARRSDRYATTLRNEIQLKRAQLQKSRSAATLTCPSETEEPEEEETDPGGWKSTSSTSSDGSFSTSYKDHLKEAQARVLQATSFRRRDLEPPGSGSEAPLTKPNSHIVSRIGGRKRFPLNKRVHSFSEPDKINKLGVEGEGEHPVGTARSFIDRRKFFEMAAKPSFCRPISTIHKSGQQSSSTTSGTLERGEGKARGRAHSGETEEGWRPGLANETSSDHHPDPLSPAGRQALLEQQRLGTFAEYQVTWNMQRKASDTKPQGRYHSVDNILDQGTEETPVCVHERSRSSPSQDFHTQKIPMPWRETVENPYLDHRRGSYTTRGQNESREQAAQLHHFPQPPQPSIPRLTDTEPHSSRDVATPTPLPLPSEHRYKRDSANPAHNLPALPPYPSNHTHSSVSEQPLPPPTPAPKPQNTGLIIMPHWPLLGLETSSTTSSSYGLSSQEFLPGPYTHQAEPSSSSSCSSHGPELDPAPNQACSLGSTQLPSPSPGTTAGLGTEEGAADSTLEPPPSPSSHSPFFSYQPASLTVPSSGGTSSPSPQFAPQRLTDQPPVSVSMQDEAQSRPENRTNSVMEMSSVGKKVPVKIVHAESTTERESHQYLQHSEKNRAPGVSEGPDFPPPLPTCLPSPEPQPYSLFRAYTPYTRHGPQSPPRDPTLTAAPEEALSLGQSQTNGPSGTSTMGPQQPQKSNSEEDVKREELARDIMDKDKSLVDILDQSKMKTTMDLMEGIFPQGEQILDGGHQRRKVSPKQGLPPRGMDDRREEEGMSAATGSLVTSSSYYSTSAPKAELLNKMKDMQEDELEELEQDSEDELDINLASKKQELIDSLGKKLQVLREARENLQEDLHDNNSLGDEVEAVVQKVCKPNELDKFRMFVGDLDKVVSLLLSLSGRLARVENALNSLEEDTTPEEKRTLSEKRKLLIRQHEDAKELKENLDRRERLVYSIMAAHLSHESLADYQHFVKMKSALIIEQRKLEDKIKLGEEQLKCLLDSLLLEQRLLF